The [Clostridium] celerecrescens 18A genomic sequence AACACGCCATGATGATCCGTGATAAATATCCGGATATCAATGTTCATGTATTTTACATTGACGTACGCACACCGGGAAAGAATTTTGACGAATTTTACCGTAGGGCAGTGGAAGATTACGGCGTTGATTACCGGAAGGGAATGGTGGGAAAGGTCATGGAGCAAAAGGACGGTAAGCTGTTAGTACAGGCATCCGACTTACTGACCGGAGAACAGCTTCTGTTACATACGGATATGGTGGTATTGGCAACGGCCATAGAGCCGGATAAATCAGCCAGGGCTCTGGCTACGATGCTCACAGCCAGCATGGACACCAATGACTTTTTTGCGGAGGCCCATCCAAAGCTGCGGCCCGTGGAAAGTCCCACTGCAGGAATATTCTTATCAGGAACCTGTCAGGGTCCCAAAGATATTCCGGAGACAGTGGCCCAGGCAGGAGCTGCCGCAGCTAAGGTCATCGGACTATTAAGCAAGAAGAAGCTCTTAAATAACCCTCAGGTAGCCAAGGCAGAGGAACGTTTGTGCAGCGGGTGTTCGGGCTGTTTAAAAGTCTGTCCTTACGGAGCGATTGACTACGAAGTGAGAGAAGTCTGGGATCATGGAGTTAAGCAAATGCGGAGGGTAGCTGTGGTAAACGAGGCGGTATGCCAAGGCTGCGGAGCATGTACGGTGACCTGCCCATCCGGAGCCATGGACTTAAAGGGATTTTCTGCAAAACAGATTATGGCGGAGGTAGATGCGATATGCAGATAGAAGATAACAGCAACAAGGAGTTCCGGCCTCTCATCCTGGCTTTTTGCTGCAACTGGTGCAGCTATGCAGGGGCCGATCTGGCGGGATCCAGCCGCTCTTCCTATCCGGCAGAAGTAAAGATTATCCGGGTTCCCTGTTCCTGCAGGGTAAATCCCTTATTCCTTTTAAGAGCCTTTGAAAAGGGGGCAGATGGTGTGATCTTAGCCGGCTGCCATCCAGGTGACTGCCATTATTCCACAGGCAATTACTATACCAGAAGAAGGATGGCCCTTTTGTTTGACATGTTGGACTACCTGGGTATCGAAAGGGAAAGAACCAGGGTGGAATGGATTTCCGCAGCAGAGGGTGCCAAGTTCTCTGCGACCATGAATGCCTTCACCCAGACGATAAAAGAACTGGGTCCAAACAGAAAGCTGAGGGATTTACGATGCATGCCATAGAAAAGACCATAAAAGAAACGTGTAAAAAGCTCTGGGATAATGGAGAGGTAAACCGGATTCTGGCATGGGAAAAAGGACTCTTTGACTATGACGCGGCTCCCGCCCTGTTCCGGAGCCGGGAACGTATTTCCCGTCTTGTTTACAATGAGCACTGCGGTGTAAATTTAAGCAAATTCCTGATAAAAGAAATGGAAAAGGAAGGAAAGGTACTGGTCCTTTTAAAGCCCTGCGATACCTATGGATTTAACCAGCTTTTATCGGAGAATCGCATAAACCGGGAAAAGGTTTACATTCTGGGCGTTCCCTGCGGAGGAATGAGGGATGAAAAGGGCCTTCTCTTTAAATGCCTTTCCTGTAAGGGCAATGATTTCAAAGCCTCCGACCAGATCATAGAATCGGATCTTTCCGTTCCGTCCCCGGTCCCTTCCGGGGAAGAAGAGAAATTAAACAAGATGACTGCAGAAGAACGTTTTGCTTTTTGGCGCGGACAGCTTTCCAAATGCATCCGCTGCAATGCCTGCCGCAACGTATGTCCTGCCTGCAGCTGTATCAAATGTGTGTTTGACAACCGGGATTCCGGGATAGAGACCAAGGCCAATTCTGATGCTTTTGAGGAAAATCTGTTTCATATCATAAGAGCCTTCCACGTGGCGGGAAGGTGCACGGACTGCGGGGAATGCAGCCGGGTCTGTCCCCAGAACATTCCTCTCTATTTGCTTAACCGGAAAATGATTGAGGAGATGAATGAACGGTACGGAACCTATCAGGCAGGAGAAAATCCCGAAGCTAAGTCTCCCTTAACGGAGTTTAAGGAGTCTGATCCGGAAGTTTCGGCCGAACACGGGAAAGGCGGTGTATCTTCATGTTAAAAATGCCATTAAAATGTCTTGATGCGCTTTTTTTGGAACTTTCAAAGGAGCACCAGGTTTATGCTCCCATGGAAAAGGCGGGGAGTGTCTCCTTCTATCCATGGAAAGAGGGAGATACCGTATGTTTTGATACTCTTTTAACAGATCATTCACCTAAATCCTTTTTCTTTCCACAGTCGGAAACGTTATACCGTGCCCGGAGAGAAGAGGGAAGTCTTTCCATTGTTCCCGAAGAGGCGGAGGAAATCAGCTCTGTTTATTTTGGTGTAAGAGCCTGCGACCGGAGAAGCTTTGAGATCCTGGACCGGGTATTTCTAAGCACGCCCTGTGATTCCTGCTATGAGTCCAAAAGAAGGAATGGATATGTGGTAACACTGGCCTGTGAGAATCCGGAAGATACCTGTTTTTGCCAAATCTTTGGCATCGATCCTGCCTGGCCGGGAGGAGATGTGTCCGTCTGGATCGCAGACGGAGACCTTTACTGGAAAAGCCTGACCGAAAAGGGAGAAGCATTAACGGAATTAGTCGAAGGGTTGTTTGAGGCGGGAGACCGCGAAAAGGCAGAGGAGGAGAAAGCAAAGATCCGAAAGAAGCTGGAAGCTCTGCCTCTTAAGGATTTAAGTCTTGGCCGGTTTGAACATCCGGATTCCGCTATGGATTTATTTGAGTCAGAACAATGGGAAACCTTATCCGACACCTGCCTCGGCTGCGGGATCTGCACGTTTCTATGCCCCACCTGCCAGTGCTATGATATATGCGACTATGACACAGGCCATGAAATCAGGAAGTTCCGCTGCTGGGATTCCTGCATGTATCCAGGTTTTACGGAGATGTCCCATGGGAATAACAGAAACAGCCAAATGCAGCGGTTCCGTCAGAGATTCATGCATAAGCTGGTATATTTTCCGGAAAACAACGGCGGAGTATATTCCTGTGTGGGTTGCGGAAGGTGTCTGCGCAAATGTCCGTCTTCCTTAAATATTGTCAGGGTGATAAAAGCGATAGGAGAGTCAGATGCCGAAGGAGGAAACGATGAGTAACAGAACCAATGTATTGATTCCGGGGATCGGCGTGATTACAGATGTAAGAAGGGATACACCGGACGTGAAAACCTTCCGTGTAAATGGGGTGGAGGGCAGAAAACCCTTTGAACATATGCCAGGTCAATGTGCCATGCTATCGATTCCTGGAGTTGGGGAAGCCATGTTTTCCATCACTTCTTCACCCACCAACCGGGATTACATGGAGTTTTCCATTAAAAAATGCGGCTGCCTCACCGACTGGCTTCACCAGATGGAAAAGGGTCAGGAAATAGCCTTGCGTGGACCTTATGGCAATTATTTTCCCGTTGATACGGAGTTAAAAGGTAAGAACCTGCTCTTTATCGCCGGAGGGATCGGAATCGCACCTTTGCGGTCTGTGATTCATTACGTCATTGATAACCGGGGGGATTACGGCCTGGTGGATATTGTTTATGGAGCCCGTTCGGCAGAGGACCTGGTGGATTTGGAAGAAATGAGGAAAGAATGGTCAAACGTGGAAGGCTTCTGTGTACATCTGACCATCGACCGGGCGGAGGAAGGCTGGGATGGGAATGTGGCCTTTGTGCCTGATTATGTCAGGGAACTGAAATTCTCAAATGACAGAACCGCTCTGGTCTGCGGCCCGCCTGTAATGATAAAATATGTGCTTCAGGCACTGGAAGAAATGGGATTTGCCGGTACAGAAATCTATACGACCATGGAACTTAAGATGAAATGCGGAGTGGGTAAATGCGGACGCTGCAACATAGGCTCTAAGTACGTCTGCAAGGATGGACCGGTGTTCCGTTATGATGAATTGGGCGTCCTGCCCTCTGAATATTAGGAGGTTGACCAATGAATGACATGATTACTGTTTATCTGTTCGGTAAAAAATACACAGTTCCGTCCAATTTAACCATAATGGGAGCAATGGAGTACGCAGGGTACCAGCTTGTGCGGGGCTGCGGCTGCAGATGCGGCTTCTGCGGAGCCTGTGCCACGATTTACCGAATCAAGGGAGACAGGGAATTAAAGACCTGTCTGGCCTGCCAGACCCAGGTCCGGGAAAATATGTATGTAGCCACTCTTCCCTTTTTTCCTCTGGTAAAAGAGGTTTATGACATAAATAAGGTTCCGGTCAATGAACAGGTCATGATGGAGCTGTATCCGGAAATCTACAAGTGCATCGGGTGTGCGGCCTGTACCAAGAGCTGCCCCCAGGGCCTGGACACCATGCAGTACATTGCATATGCGCAGAGAGGAGAATTAGAAAAATGTGCCGAGGAGTCCTTTGACTGTGTGATGTGCGGAATCTGTTCTTCCAGATGCCCGGCCGGGATTTCCCATCCCCAGGTAGGTCTTTTAGCCAGACGGATCACCGGAAAATATCTGGCTCCGGAAGCAAGGCACTTAACCAACCGGGTAAGAGAGGTAGAGGCCGGTGATTTTACGGAGCTGATTGAAGCGATCATGGCAAAACCCCTGGAAGAACTGAAGAACCTTTATAATACCAGGGAAATCGAAAAGTAGGAGGAATAGACATGTTTACAGCCAAGATGATGGATTCCGTAAAAAAGGTCGAGGCCACCAGAAAAGAGCGGATGGAGACAGAGCCCAGGAGAATGACGGCTGAGGAAAAGGAAAAGCTGTTAAAAGCCTATCATCCGGATTATAAAGAGGAAGAGTTTGTCATACTGAAGGCAGGCCCCAATAAGGGAGAAAAGGTGCCCAGGGAATTGGGAGTCCTTTTGCAGGCCAGGAGCCGGATCAAAGACACTGACGTGGATTTATCATCTCCGGATTTCGATACGGACGTTCTGATCATCGGAGGAGGGGGAGCAGGCTGTGCAGCTGCCATTGAGGCTTCCAAGGCAGGGGCAGAGGTATTGATCGTCACGAAGCTCCGTCTGGGGGATGCCAACACCATGATGGCGGAAGGCGGGATTCAGGCTGCAGACAAAGAGAATGATTCCCCCCAGATCCATTACTTAGACGCCTTGGGCGGGGGACATTTTGCCAACCGGCCCCAGCTTTTGAAAAAACTGGTTATGGAAGCTCCGGGGGCCCTTAAATGGTTAAATGATCTGGGGGTGATGTTTGACAAGGACAAAGACGGGAACATGATAACCACCCACGGCGGCGGCACTTCCAGAAAGCGGATGCACGCTGCGGCTGACTATACGGGTGCGGAAATCATGAGGGTGCTTCGGGATGAAGTGCTAAACCTCCCGATTTCCGTGACGGATTATACCTCCGCCATTGAACTCATTTTAGATGAGGAGGGAAAAGCGGCAGGAGCAGTCCTTATGAATATGGAAACTGGAGAGCTTCTGACAGCCTGGGCTAAAACTGTAATCCTGGCCACAGGGGGAGCCGGACGGCTACACTATCAGGGATTTCCTACCTCCAACCACTACGGAGCCACGGCTGACGGCCTGGTTTTGGCTTACCGGGCAGGGGCAAAGCTTCTCTATCAGGACACCCTTCAGTACCATCCTACGGGGGTTGCCTTTCCGGAACAGATTTATGGGGCTCTGGTCACGGAAAAGGTCCGTTCATTAGGCGCCATGCTGGTTAATGCCGGAGGAGAGGCTTTCATGCACCCATTGGAGACCAGAGATGTGTCCGCCGCCTCCATTATCAGAGAGTGTGCAAACGGGAAAGGGGTTGTCACTCCTCTTGGGAAGGGGATCTGGCTGGATACTCCCATGATCGACTTGATTCATGGGAAAGGAACCCTGGAAAAGCGTCTTCCCGGAATGCTGCGAATGTATTTAAAATACGAAATAGATATGAGAAAAACACCTATATTGATCTATCCTACCCTCCACTACCAAAACGGCGGAATCGAGATCGGAGCGGATTGCCAGAGCACCATAGAGAACTTATATGTGGCAGGAGAAGCGGTGGGAGGGATTCACGGCAGGAACCGTCTGATGGGGAATTCTCTTCTGGATATTATTGTTTTTGGCCGCAATGCCGGAATATCTGCGGCCAGTCGCGTGAAAGACGTACATACAGGGAAGCTGACTTTGTCACATATAAGAGAGATGGAAAAGGAGTGCCAAAGGGCCGGCATTGTTACGGATAAAATTTCCCCGCTGCTTTTGCCAAAGTATGCCAGAACAGCGGGGCAGCTATAAGGAGGAGGAAGCCCCCTGCGGGTATACCTGTATGCCCTCGGGATTCGCGCTTTAGAGGGGCGCTTACCCTGGGGCAGGCTCTGCCCGAAGAGCGTGGGCAAGAAGGAGGAAAATATGAGAGAAATATCAGTAAAGACATTGATCGACGTAGTAGAAAAGCTGTGCATTGATGCAAATCAGTACTTACCGGAAGACGTGAAGAAGGCGATCAAAACCTGCCGCGCCTGTGAGGACTGGGACATTGCCGCCGGGGTTCTTGATAATATTATCGAGAACTTTGAAATCGCAGAAAGGGAAGATGTTCCCATCTGTCAGGATACGGGCATGGCCTGCGTGTTTCTGGAGATCGGCCAGGATGTCCACTTTGTTGACGGGGACTTGAACGAAGCAATCAATGAAGGCGTGCGCAGAGGCTACGAAAAGGGATTTTTAAGAAAATCCGTCGTAAAAGACCCGGTAAGACGAGGAAATACGGGGGATAACACTCCGGCTTTAATCTATACGGAAATCGTTCCGGGAGACCAGGTGAAAATTACGGTAGGTCCCAAGGGCTTTGGAAGCGAGAACATGAGTGCACTCCGCATGTTCAAGCCTTCTGCAGGACTCCAGGGAATTAAGGATTTTATTCTGGAAACCGTATCCGCCGCAGGTCCCAATCCCTGTCCTCCCATCGTAGTGGGGGTAGGGATAGGAGGCAGCTTTGACAAGGCAGCTCTCTTGGCGAAAAAGGCTTTGATGAGAGATTTGGATTCCTCCCATCCGGATCCTTACTATGCAGATCTGGAAAAGGAGATGCTGGAAAAGATCAACCTTCTGGGAATCGGCCCTCAGGGCTTTGGCGGTAAGACCACTGCCATTGGGGTAAACATTGAAACCATGCCTACCCATATCGCGGGCATGCCCTGTGCCATCAATATCAACTGTCATGTGACACGCCATAAAACGGAAGTAGTCTGAATGTCTTAGAAAGACTCAAACGGTGAAAGACGCACGCCGCTTTTCCTTACTTTTTCGTGCCGCAGGCGTCAGCGGCGGATTGGAGATAAAAATGATAAAGCATATTACACTGCCTTTGACAAGAGAATTGTCTAAAACCCTTCACGCAGGAGATACGGTTTATCTGACCGGTGATATCTACACTTCCAGGGATGCTGGGCATAAGCGTATGTGTGAGACTCTGGCAAAAGGGGAAAAACTGCCCTTTGATCCCATGGATGCCACGATTTACTACGTAGGCCCCACGCCTGCAAAGCCGGGCCAGGTAATCGGGTCTGCAGGACCTACTACCAGCGGCCGTATGGACGCCTATGCTCCCACAATGATGTCTGTAGGAGCCAGGGGAATGATCGGAAAAGGAGCCAGGCAGCCGGATGTGGTGGAAGCCATAAAGAAGTATGACGGTGTTTACTTTGGCGCCATCGGGGGAGCAGGAGCACTGCTTGCCAAATGCATCAAAAAGCTGGAACCCATCGCTTATGAGGATTTGGGAGCAGAAGCTTTGTGCAGACTTTATGTAGAAGAAATGCCTTTGGTGGTCGTTATCGACTGTGAAGGAAATAATCTCTACGAAGAGGGGAAGAATGCTTATTTAAAGTCAAGAAAGTAATAGAAGTGACATGCAGCAACCGTAGATGAAAAAGCAGAGGTTTCCGTCATATTGAAACCAATGTTTTTAATAAATTTAAAAATTACAGGAGGTAATTATGGGAACCAAAACAAACATTGTGGATTGGAAGACAATTACGGATTTTGTAGTGGATGCATTTAAGGGGTATGGGATTCCGGAAGAAGATGCGAAAGTCTGTGCGGATGTATTGCTGGAGTCTGACAAGAGGGGAATTGAATCTCATGGGGTAAACCGCTTTAAACCCATTTATCTGGACCGTATCAAAGCAGGTATCCAGAACCCGGTGACAAATTTTGAGATAGTAAAGGAAACAAAAACCACGGCAGTAGTGGACGGCCATGACGGCATGGGCCAGGTAATCGGCGTAAAATCCATGAATATGGCCATCGAGAAAGCCAAAGAATATGGCATGGGCATGGTGGTTGCCCGCAATTCCACCCACTACGGCATTGCAGGCTATTATGCGACAATGGCTTCACAGGCAGGCTGTATCGGAATTACAGGAACCAACGCAAGGCCGTCCATTGCTCCTACCTTTGGCGTGGAAAATATGCTGGGAACGAATCCTCTTACCTTTGGTATGCCTACGGATGAGGAATTCCCCTTTGTGCTGGACTGTGCGACTTCCATTACCCAGAGAGGCAGGATCGAATACTATTCCCGCATCGGCAAGTCCACTCCTTCCGGTATGGTAATCGGACGGGACGGTCAGCCCCAGACGGATTCAGACCAGATTCTTTCTGACTTAAATACGGGAAAAGCGGCCCTTGCACCTTTAGGCGGAATCGGTGAAGAACTGGCAGGCTACAAGGGATATGGCTATGCCACTGTAGTTGAAATTCTTTCCGCAGCTTTGCAGCAGGGAAATTTCTTAAGAGCCTTAACCGGCATCGGGGAACAGGGAGAAAAGATTCCCTTCCACTTAGGCCACTTCTTCATTGCCATTGATACGGAAGCCTTTATGGGCCTGGATTCCTTTAAAAAGACATGCGGCGATATTCTACGGGATCTTAGAGGTTCTGTCAAAGCTCCTGGGGAAGACCACATTTATACGGCAGGTGAGAAGGAGTATCTGGTATGGCAGGAACGCAAAAACAGCGGTGTACCGATCAATGATGCAGTTCAGAAAGAGCTTATTAAGATCAGGGATGAATTGGGACTAAGCCAGTACCGGTTCCCATTTGAATAAAGTATTGCCATTAGATTATTTGTCCTCTTCCAGACAGACGAGTGTAATAATAACCCCGTTTGTCTGAAAGGGGGCATTTTTGCTTGGATCTATGGGCCCTTTTAATGTCTGGTTGCTCTTTTCTGTCTTCCTATGA encodes the following:
- a CDS encoding FAD/NAD(P)-binding protein, whose product is MSNRTNVLIPGIGVITDVRRDTPDVKTFRVNGVEGRKPFEHMPGQCAMLSIPGVGEAMFSITSSPTNRDYMEFSIKKCGCLTDWLHQMEKGQEIALRGPYGNYFPVDTELKGKNLLFIAGGIGIAPLRSVIHYVIDNRGDYGLVDIVYGARSAEDLVDLEEMRKEWSNVEGFCVHLTIDRAEEGWDGNVAFVPDYVRELKFSNDRTALVCGPPVMIKYVLQALEEMGFAGTEIYTTMELKMKCGVGKCGRCNIGSKYVCKDGPVFRYDELGVLPSEY
- a CDS encoding 4Fe-4S dicluster domain-containing protein, whose amino-acid sequence is MHAIEKTIKETCKKLWDNGEVNRILAWEKGLFDYDAAPALFRSRERISRLVYNEHCGVNLSKFLIKEMEKEGKVLVLLKPCDTYGFNQLLSENRINREKVYILGVPCGGMRDEKGLLFKCLSCKGNDFKASDQIIESDLSVPSPVPSGEEEKLNKMTAEERFAFWRGQLSKCIRCNACRNVCPACSCIKCVFDNRDSGIETKANSDAFEENLFHIIRAFHVAGRCTDCGECSRVCPQNIPLYLLNRKMIEEMNERYGTYQAGENPEAKSPLTEFKESDPEVSAEHGKGGVSSC
- a CDS encoding Ldh family oxidoreductase codes for the protein MGTKTNIVDWKTITDFVVDAFKGYGIPEEDAKVCADVLLESDKRGIESHGVNRFKPIYLDRIKAGIQNPVTNFEIVKETKTTAVVDGHDGMGQVIGVKSMNMAIEKAKEYGMGMVVARNSTHYGIAGYYATMASQAGCIGITGTNARPSIAPTFGVENMLGTNPLTFGMPTDEEFPFVLDCATSITQRGRIEYYSRIGKSTPSGMVIGRDGQPQTDSDQILSDLNTGKAALAPLGGIGEELAGYKGYGYATVVEILSAALQQGNFLRALTGIGEQGEKIPFHLGHFFIAIDTEAFMGLDSFKKTCGDILRDLRGSVKAPGEDHIYTAGEKEYLVWQERKNSGVPINDAVQKELIKIRDELGLSQYRFPFE
- a CDS encoding 4Fe-4S dicluster domain-containing protein translates to MNDMITVYLFGKKYTVPSNLTIMGAMEYAGYQLVRGCGCRCGFCGACATIYRIKGDRELKTCLACQTQVRENMYVATLPFFPLVKEVYDINKVPVNEQVMMELYPEIYKCIGCAACTKSCPQGLDTMQYIAYAQRGELEKCAEESFDCVMCGICSSRCPAGISHPQVGLLARRITGKYLAPEARHLTNRVREVEAGDFTELIEAIMAKPLEELKNLYNTREIEK
- a CDS encoding 4Fe-4S dicluster domain-containing protein; the encoded protein is MLKMPLKCLDALFLELSKEHQVYAPMEKAGSVSFYPWKEGDTVCFDTLLTDHSPKSFFFPQSETLYRARREEGSLSIVPEEAEEISSVYFGVRACDRRSFEILDRVFLSTPCDSCYESKRRNGYVVTLACENPEDTCFCQIFGIDPAWPGGDVSVWIADGDLYWKSLTEKGEALTELVEGLFEAGDREKAEEEKAKIRKKLEALPLKDLSLGRFEHPDSAMDLFESEQWETLSDTCLGCGICTFLCPTCQCYDICDYDTGHEIRKFRCWDSCMYPGFTEMSHGNNRNSQMQRFRQRFMHKLVYFPENNGGVYSCVGCGRCLRKCPSSLNIVRVIKAIGESDAEGGNDE
- a CDS encoding hydrogenase iron-sulfur subunit, which gives rise to MQIEDNSNKEFRPLILAFCCNWCSYAGADLAGSSRSSYPAEVKIIRVPCSCRVNPLFLLRAFEKGADGVILAGCHPGDCHYSTGNYYTRRRMALLFDMLDYLGIERERTRVEWISAAEGAKFSATMNAFTQTIKELGPNRKLRDLRCMP
- a CDS encoding fumarate hydratase encodes the protein MREISVKTLIDVVEKLCIDANQYLPEDVKKAIKTCRACEDWDIAAGVLDNIIENFEIAEREDVPICQDTGMACVFLEIGQDVHFVDGDLNEAINEGVRRGYEKGFLRKSVVKDPVRRGNTGDNTPALIYTEIVPGDQVKITVGPKGFGSENMSALRMFKPSAGLQGIKDFILETVSAAGPNPCPPIVVGVGIGGSFDKAALLAKKALMRDLDSSHPDPYYADLEKEMLEKINLLGIGPQGFGGKTTAIGVNIETMPTHIAGMPCAININCHVTRHKTEVV
- a CDS encoding Fe-S-containing hydro-lyase, producing MIKHITLPLTRELSKTLHAGDTVYLTGDIYTSRDAGHKRMCETLAKGEKLPFDPMDATIYYVGPTPAKPGQVIGSAGPTTSGRMDAYAPTMMSVGARGMIGKGARQPDVVEAIKKYDGVYFGAIGGAGALLAKCIKKLEPIAYEDLGAEALCRLYVEEMPLVVVIDCEGNNLYEEGKNAYLKSRK
- a CDS encoding FAD-dependent oxidoreductase, whose product is METEPRRMTAEEKEKLLKAYHPDYKEEEFVILKAGPNKGEKVPRELGVLLQARSRIKDTDVDLSSPDFDTDVLIIGGGGAGCAAAIEASKAGAEVLIVTKLRLGDANTMMAEGGIQAADKENDSPQIHYLDALGGGHFANRPQLLKKLVMEAPGALKWLNDLGVMFDKDKDGNMITTHGGGTSRKRMHAAADYTGAEIMRVLRDEVLNLPISVTDYTSAIELILDEEGKAAGAVLMNMETGELLTAWAKTVILATGGAGRLHYQGFPTSNHYGATADGLVLAYRAGAKLLYQDTLQYHPTGVAFPEQIYGALVTEKVRSLGAMLVNAGGEAFMHPLETRDVSAASIIRECANGKGVVTPLGKGIWLDTPMIDLIHGKGTLEKRLPGMLRMYLKYEIDMRKTPILIYPTLHYQNGGIEIGADCQSTIENLYVAGEAVGGIHGRNRLMGNSLLDIIVFGRNAGISAASRVKDVHTGKLTLSHIREMEKECQRAGIVTDKISPLLLPKYARTAGQL